The genomic interval ACAGGCGCGACCGTCGTTCAGTCGTCGACCTCGGAAGTCTATGGCGATCCGACCCAGAGTCCGCAGCGCGAATCCTATTGCGGCAATGTCAACCCGATCGGGCCACGCGCCTGTTATGACGAAGGCAAACGCAGCGCCGAGACCCTGTTCTTCGATTATCACAGGACCTACGGCGTCGACATCAAGGTCGGCCGCATCTTCAACACCTACGGGCCGCGCATGCGTCTGGATGACGGCCGGGTGGTTTCCAATTTCATCGTGCAGGCTCTGCGCAACGCCGACCTGACGATCTACGGCGACGGCCAGCAGACCCGCTCTTTCTGCTATGTCGACGATCTCGTTGAAGGTTTCCTGCGTTTCTCGGCGGCCGGCAGCGCATGCCACGGCCCGATCAATCTCGGGAACCCCGGTGAGTTCACCGTTCGGCGCCTGGCGGAGATCATCCGGGACCTCACCAATTCGCGCTCCCGCATCGTACACCTGCCGGCGGTTGTTGACGATCCCCGCCAGCGGCGGCCCGATATATCCCAGGCGATGACCGAGCTCGGATGGCAGCCTCATATCGAGCTCGAAGCTGGCCTGGCTCGCACCGTCGACTATTTCGACGGCCTGCTTGCCAAGACCGAGAAGGCGGAGGTCGTATGAGATGCCCCGCCACATTCTTGTCACCGGCGGTGCCGGTTTTATAGGCAGCCATATCTGCAAAGCGCTGTCGCGCGCCGGGATGATCCCAGTCACCTACGACAACCTCTCGACGGGACATGCCGATAGCGTCCGCTGGGGGCCGCTCGTGCGCGCCGATCTGGCCGATGCCGCCATGCTGCGGCGAACAATGGCGGAGTTCTCGCCCGATTGTGTCATTCACTGCGGCGCCAATGCCTATGTCGGCGAATCCGTCGACATGCCGAGGAAATATTACCGCAACAATGTCGTCGGCAGTCTCACGCTGCTCGAGGCCTGCCTCGACCAGGACATCGGCCGGATCGTCTTTTCCAGCAGCTGCGCCACCTATGGGGTCCCGGCTTCGCTGCCGATATGGGAGGAAAGTCCGCAGCAACCGGTCAATCCCTACGGCCGCACCAAGCTGATCTTCGAGATGGCGCTCGAGGATTTTGCCGCCGCCTATGGCATCCGCTTCGCGGCGCTGCGCTATTTCAATGCGGCCGGAGCCGAT from Rhizobium lentis carries:
- a CDS encoding UDP-glucuronic acid decarboxylase family protein produces the protein MRSFVPSEGYTEVKAMPVRRDLGTALVNGGAGFLGSHLCERLLLRGHSVICLDNFSTGRRVNVEHLASNPRFRIIEHDVRQPFDIEASLIFNFASPASPPDYQRDPVGTLLTNVLGAVNTLDCARKTGATVVQSSTSEVYGDPTQSPQRESYCGNVNPIGPRACYDEGKRSAETLFFDYHRTYGVDIKVGRIFNTYGPRMRLDDGRVVSNFIVQALRNADLTIYGDGQQTRSFCYVDDLVEGFLRFSAAGSACHGPINLGNPGEFTVRRLAEIIRDLTNSRSRIVHLPAVVDDPRQRRPDISQAMTELGWQPHIELEAGLARTVDYFDGLLAKTEKAEVV
- the galE gene encoding UDP-glucose 4-epimerase GalE, whose amino-acid sequence is MPRHILVTGGAGFIGSHICKALSRAGMIPVTYDNLSTGHADSVRWGPLVRADLADAAMLRRTMAEFSPDCVIHCGANAYVGESVDMPRKYYRNNVVGSLTLLEACLDQDIGRIVFSSSCATYGVPASLPIWEESPQQPVNPYGRTKLIFEMALEDFAAAYGIRFAALRYFNAAGADPEGELAERHEPETHLIPRALLAAAGRLDRLDIFGTDYATEDGTCVRDYIHVSDLAQAHLAAVNHLMADGGSLSVNLGSGRGTSVREILDAVYRASGREVPVRYRPRRPGDPPILFANTARAKAELGFVPALSDIDTIIRTAGPTFGLEVTA